A window of Candidatus Vicinibacter proximus contains these coding sequences:
- a CDS encoding GNAT family N-acetyltransferase produces the protein MKIYTESNRLVYREILPTDEHSLFELDSNSLVHKYLGNTPVKHIEEIRKVIRSIRLQYNDHGIGRWAAIEKNTGNFIGWSGLKFITDYENNHTCFYDVGYRILPQYWGKGFATEAAMAALDYGFNKLDLSEIIGMVHEENVASRKVLEKCGLKFIEKFMWEDICCDWMKITRSEWTMAHI, from the coding sequence ATGAAAATTTATACAGAATCAAATCGGCTTGTTTACAGAGAGATATTGCCAACGGATGAGCATTCTCTCTTTGAATTAGATTCAAATTCTTTGGTTCATAAATATCTAGGAAATACACCTGTTAAACATATAGAAGAAATCAGAAAGGTTATACGATCCATCCGTCTACAATATAATGATCATGGCATTGGGCGTTGGGCGGCAATAGAGAAGAATACCGGTAATTTTATTGGTTGGAGTGGTCTAAAATTCATCACCGATTATGAAAATAATCACACCTGTTTCTACGATGTGGGTTATCGCATACTTCCACAATACTGGGGCAAAGGATTTGCCACGGAAGCTGCCATGGCTGCATTGGATTATGGATTTAACAAACTGGATCTTTCAGAAATCATCGGCATGGTACATGAAGAAAATGTCGCATCCCGCAAAGTCCTGGAAAAATGTGGTTTGAAATTTATAGAGAAATTTATGTGGGAGGACATTTGCTGTGACTGGATGAAAATCACTAGATCAGAATGGACTATGGCCCATATATAA
- a CDS encoding ion transporter: METEQMEKTEKLGFLNILIILLSIYVLVALMLDTMLRLPPEISKILHLLDHMICLIFLFDFSYRFYKAKSKLSYMKWGWIDLLASIPAVDVLRTGRAFRLIRLLRILRAFKSVHHLVNHVYQKRSNSALGTAAIVATFKIIFSSFAILQVEHDPESNILTAEDAIWWAYSTINYGAYGDKYPVTTEENTTDDGFKNFIPDIITRYISLNSPAMGISTACRAFM, from the coding sequence ATGGAAACAGAACAAATGGAAAAAACAGAGAAATTAGGCTTCCTAAACATCCTGATTATCCTGTTGTCCATCTATGTGTTGGTTGCTTTGATGCTGGACACCATGTTAAGATTACCGCCGGAAATATCCAAAATATTGCACCTTCTGGATCATATGATTTGCCTGATATTTTTATTTGATTTTTCCTATCGGTTTTATAAGGCCAAAAGCAAGTTGTCGTATATGAAGTGGGGCTGGATAGATCTTCTTGCAAGTATTCCTGCAGTAGATGTATTGAGGACCGGGAGAGCCTTCCGATTAATCAGATTGCTTCGAATCCTGAGAGCGTTTAAATCCGTCCATCATCTGGTAAACCATGTTTATCAAAAAAGATCCAACAGTGCCCTTGGAACTGCTGCCATAGTGGCTACTTTTAAGATTATATTTTCCTCCTTCGCAATTCTACAGGTAGAACACGACCCGGAGAGTAACATTCTTACCGCAGAGGATGCAATTTGGTGGGCTTATTCTACCATTAATTATGGCGCTTATGGAGATAAATACCCAGTCACCACAGAAGAAAATACCACTGATGATGGCTTTAAAAATTTTATTCCGGACATCATTACCCGATATATTTCCCTTAACTCGCCGGCTATGGGAATATCCACGGCATGCAGGGCATTCATGTAG
- a CDS encoding DUF1801 domain-containing protein, with product MAKNRTVETDQNVLEFIHSFAETEQKQKDSLSLIKLMENVSGFEAKMWGPSIIGFGNYHYKYDSGHEGIAPLIGFSPRKAAISLYVFTGLEEHNHLLNGLGKFKMGKACIYVNKLSDIDLLKLEGLMRASIQYLQKKYGNK from the coding sequence ATGGCAAAAAACAGAACTGTAGAAACCGATCAGAATGTGCTTGAATTTATTCATTCATTTGCTGAAACTGAACAAAAGCAAAAGGATAGTTTAAGCTTGATCAAGCTCATGGAAAATGTTTCCGGGTTTGAAGCTAAAATGTGGGGACCCAGCATCATTGGATTTGGCAATTATCATTACAAATATGACAGCGGGCATGAAGGAATTGCGCCCCTGATTGGATTTTCACCGCGTAAAGCTGCCATATCGCTCTATGTTTTCACAGGTCTGGAGGAACACAATCATTTATTAAATGGCCTTGGAAAATTCAAAATGGGGAAAGCCTGTATTTATGTAAATAAATTATCGGATATAGACTTGTTGAAACTGGAAGGTCTTATGAGAGCTTCCATCCAATACTTGCAAAAGAAATACGGAAATAAATAA
- a CDS encoding LLM class flavin-dependent oxidoreductase: MEIGIDSFAAAPSQAKANPAKLLNELIERIEFADQVGLEIFGMGEHYRKEFLDSASSMILAAAASRTSRIRLTSAVTVLSAADPVRVFQNFATLDLISNGRAEIVAGRGSFIESFPLFGLNLNDYDALFTEKLDLLLKIRDQEFITWSGKFRPPLQHQPIYPRPLQEKLPIWLGVGGTPASFVRAGQLGLPLMVAIIGGETHRFRPLIDLYKQAGQKAGHDPVQLKVGLHSLGYVAEQTDEAIANYYPGYAEMFTQIGKERGFPPVTRTGFDAQNGPLGALLVGNPEEVAAKILRHSEALGGISRFTFQMDAGLSHEKLLQAIELIGTKVSPLVNNSLTNKS; encoded by the coding sequence ATGGAAATTGGCATAGACAGTTTTGCAGCTGCTCCCTCTCAAGCAAAAGCAAATCCTGCAAAATTACTTAATGAACTTATCGAACGAATTGAATTTGCGGATCAAGTTGGGCTGGAAATATTTGGAATGGGAGAACATTATCGGAAAGAATTTTTGGATTCCGCCTCATCCATGATTTTAGCTGCGGCGGCATCCCGCACTTCAAGAATCCGATTAACCAGTGCAGTAACTGTACTTAGTGCAGCTGATCCGGTAAGGGTTTTTCAAAATTTCGCCACTTTGGATTTAATCTCGAACGGAAGAGCCGAAATAGTTGCAGGTCGAGGGTCTTTCATAGAGTCCTTTCCACTTTTTGGTTTGAATTTGAATGATTACGATGCCTTGTTTACGGAGAAACTAGATCTCCTGTTAAAAATACGCGATCAGGAATTTATTACCTGGTCAGGAAAATTTCGACCGCCGCTTCAGCATCAACCAATCTATCCTCGTCCGTTGCAAGAAAAGCTTCCGATTTGGCTCGGTGTGGGAGGAACTCCTGCTTCTTTTGTGCGCGCGGGGCAACTTGGATTGCCGCTGATGGTTGCCATCATTGGTGGGGAGACCCATCGGTTCAGACCATTAATTGATTTATACAAACAGGCCGGACAAAAAGCAGGTCATGATCCCGTTCAGTTAAAAGTCGGATTACATTCATTGGGATATGTTGCTGAACAAACAGACGAAGCCATTGCAAATTACTATCCAGGTTATGCAGAGATGTTTACCCAAATTGGAAAAGAACGTGGTTTTCCTCCCGTGACCAGGACGGGTTTTGATGCCCAAAACGGACCTTTAGGCGCATTGCTGGTAGGCAATCCGGAAGAAGTGGCAGCTAAAATTCTTCGCCACAGTGAAGCTCTTGGTGGGATTTCCAGATTTACCTTTCAGATGGATGCAGGGCTCTCACACGAAAAGCTCTTGCAGGCAATTGAATTAATTGGAACAAAGGTTTCGCCCCTGGTAAACAATAGTCTGACAAATAAATCATGA
- a CDS encoding pirin family protein, producing the protein MVHKKVKYLLPSVDVDMGGTLIKQALPNPHVVQVDPFLLLHHGKFSFTNLAPALHQGIGPHPHRGFSPVTFVVDGEVHHRDSRGNSQIARKGDVQWLNAGAGIIHSERPSQELTEHNGQQEIIQLWINTPASNKMKQPSYHYFPADKIPTFHSEDQLVTNKLIAGKHKDIHSMAPTAHDLLIIWSDALYDGNQIINTSEEFNTILYIVHGIVRIGGYGIVDAENLLVFDQSPGEIEIFSKTASQYILLSGAPLNEKVVQQGPFVMNSETEILMAMRDYQMGKMGMLIEE; encoded by the coding sequence ATGGTACACAAAAAAGTGAAATATCTGCTTCCTTCCGTAGATGTAGACATGGGCGGAACATTGATCAAACAGGCTTTACCCAATCCGCATGTGGTGCAGGTAGATCCTTTTTTATTGCTGCATCATGGAAAGTTTAGTTTCACAAATCTTGCGCCTGCTCTTCATCAGGGAATAGGTCCTCATCCACATAGGGGATTTTCACCGGTTACCTTTGTGGTGGATGGGGAAGTTCATCACCGGGACAGTCGGGGCAATAGTCAAATTGCACGCAAAGGAGATGTCCAATGGTTGAATGCCGGTGCGGGAATTATCCACAGTGAACGTCCTTCACAAGAATTAACAGAGCATAACGGTCAACAGGAAATCATCCAGTTATGGATCAATACACCTGCTTCGAATAAAATGAAGCAACCAAGCTATCATTACTTTCCCGCAGACAAAATACCTACTTTCCATTCTGAAGATCAATTGGTCACGAATAAATTAATTGCAGGAAAACATAAGGATATACATTCTATGGCACCTACTGCTCATGATTTATTAATCATTTGGAGCGACGCTTTATATGATGGAAATCAAATCATCAACACATCAGAAGAATTCAATACCATATTGTACATCGTACATGGAATTGTACGGATAGGAGGTTATGGCATTGTGGATGCGGAAAACTTATTGGTATTTGACCAGAGTCCAGGCGAAATAGAAATTTTTTCCAAAACCGCCTCGCAATATATTTTATTATCCGGTGCGCCGCTGAATGAAAAAGTAGTTCAGCAAGGACCTTTTGTCATGAATTCGGAAACAGAGATTTTAATGGCTATGCGAGATTATCAAATGGGTAAAATGGGTATGCTTATAGAAGAATAG